Genomic window (Magnetococcales bacterium):
CCCGCAGAGAACCCCAAGCACGCCGAATCCACTTCAGCAGCAGGGCATGAGGCGCGCACCATCCAGCCTGAAAATGCGATCATGGCAACAGAGGATGAGTCGCTCGCCATCCAGCATGAAAACAGAGCCATTCTCAAGGCGCGGGCACAAGCCCTGGCCCGTGTTGCCCAGACACGGATCCTGGATGAGGAAATCATCGATGTGATCGAATTTTCTCTCAACGACGAAAAATATGCCCTGGAACTGACCTGCATCCGGGAAGTCTACCCCCTGAAAGAACTGACAGAACTTCCCGGGGTCCCTGCTTTTGTGGCCGGGTTGGTCAATGTGCGGGGACAGATTTTATCGGTCAATGACATACGCAAATTTTTCGACATGCCCCGGGCAGGATTTTCGGACAAGAACCGTATCATCATTTTGTTCAAGCCGGGCATGGAGTTCGGGATT
Coding sequences:
- a CDS encoding purine-binding chemotaxis protein CheW, whose protein sequence is MATEDESLAIQHENRAILKARAQALARVAQTRILDEEIIDVIEFSLNDEKYALELTCIREVYPLKELTELPGVPAFVAGLVNVRGQILSVNDIRKFFDMPRAGFSDKNRIIILFKPGMEFGILADAILGIRRIPRREILPTLPTLTGIRAQYLKGVTLDHTVILDGMELLADPKMIVNDR